A DNA window from Nitrospira sp. contains the following coding sequences:
- a CDS encoding hypothetical protein (Evidence 4 : Unknown function but conserved in other organisms; MaGe:77310511), which translates to MGTLQAYSSWPRAIVRAWIILWMLAVPLFHVHPEADHHHGEAGHVHGGTVHTVFSPDLDGEFHDHQDAFTKHEHQPGNQIAVSGHPAHASDNTEQGFSFVSDSTDRTLLRPLTASALIVEPPVHAPLATKPSAARLLIAFRSLTVLTQDIPSRAPPSPLA; encoded by the coding sequence GTGGGAACGTTGCAAGCATACAGTTCGTGGCCGCGCGCCATAGTGCGAGCCTGGATCATTCTTTGGATGCTGGCCGTCCCACTGTTCCATGTGCATCCGGAAGCGGATCATCACCACGGAGAAGCCGGACATGTCCACGGCGGGACCGTGCATACCGTCTTCTCTCCAGACTTGGACGGAGAATTCCACGACCATCAGGACGCATTCACCAAGCACGAACACCAGCCTGGAAATCAGATCGCCGTCTCAGGACATCCCGCGCATGCTTCGGACAATACCGAGCAAGGATTCTCCTTCGTCAGCGATTCGACCGATCGAACGCTTCTCAGACCACTTACCGCTTCCGCGCTCATCGTTGAGCCTCCCGTTCATGCTCCCTTGGCCACGAAGCCATCGGCCGCCCGCCTCCTTATCGCATTCCGTTCTCTCACGGTTCTCACTCAAGACATCCCCTCGCGCGCGCCGCCCTCCCCGCTTGCCTAA
- a CDS encoding MFS domain-containing protein (MaGe:77310515), whose product MHSHDSSDRNSPPPTRIRWLILGLLFAISVVTYIDRVNISVTARHMMPALGLTDQQMGFVFSAFVIGYALFQIPGGWLGDRWGARIVLTAALLWWSIFTAWTAMAPASSLASWLGIMGALALARFLLGVGEAVALPNFNRVVTDWLPAGERGLGIGIAIGGIGVGAAITPPITAWIMVNFGWQTAFYLSALLGLGLAIIWWFLARNHPSDHPWVATRTDHQHSSASATAKPAAAVSIPWTAFRQTPTVWWLVLSYSCLGYVAYVYMSWFYLYLVNVRSFDILRGGLFASAPFLMILVFCPIGGWVTDRLAARHGLTAGRRQAGMTGMLLAGCAIGLGAWIDSPYPAIASLSLGAGWLYFSVGAYWSSTSDLSKAHAGSLSGLMNMGANIGGAISPTVTPWIAEQWGWPTSLGAAALVAIIGGLLWLRIDPEKGLAQKKPGILS is encoded by the coding sequence TTGCACTCACACGACTCTTCCGATCGCAACTCTCCGCCTCCCACGCGCATTCGCTGGCTCATTCTCGGCCTGCTCTTCGCCATCAGCGTCGTCACCTACATTGATCGCGTGAATATCTCCGTGACGGCGCGGCATATGATGCCGGCGCTGGGCTTGACCGATCAGCAGATGGGGTTTGTCTTTTCCGCCTTCGTCATCGGCTATGCGCTGTTCCAAATTCCCGGCGGCTGGCTGGGCGACCGCTGGGGCGCGCGGATCGTCCTGACTGCGGCGCTGCTCTGGTGGTCGATTTTCACCGCCTGGACCGCGATGGCCCCGGCCTCTTCACTGGCAAGCTGGCTGGGTATCATGGGAGCGCTCGCACTGGCGCGATTCCTGTTAGGCGTCGGCGAAGCCGTGGCGCTGCCCAATTTCAATCGCGTGGTGACTGACTGGCTGCCGGCCGGTGAACGCGGCCTCGGCATCGGCATCGCCATCGGCGGCATCGGGGTTGGAGCCGCCATCACTCCCCCCATCACAGCTTGGATCATGGTGAACTTCGGCTGGCAGACGGCCTTTTATCTGTCGGCTCTTCTCGGCCTTGGTCTGGCCATCATCTGGTGGTTCCTCGCACGCAATCATCCATCCGACCATCCCTGGGTTGCTACGCGGACAGACCATCAACATAGCAGCGCATCGGCGACGGCCAAACCGGCTGCCGCTGTGTCCATTCCATGGACAGCATTTCGGCAAACCCCGACAGTCTGGTGGCTCGTGCTGAGTTACAGCTGCCTAGGCTATGTGGCCTACGTCTATATGTCCTGGTTCTATCTCTACCTGGTCAACGTGCGCAGCTTCGACATTCTGCGCGGCGGATTATTTGCCTCCGCGCCCTTCCTCATGATTCTGGTCTTTTGTCCGATCGGAGGATGGGTCACGGATCGCCTAGCCGCCCGCCACGGGCTTACGGCCGGCCGCCGCCAAGCCGGTATGACGGGCATGCTTCTCGCCGGATGCGCCATCGGGTTAGGAGCCTGGATCGACTCGCCGTATCCCGCCATCGCCAGTCTGTCGCTGGGAGCAGGCTGGCTCTATTTCAGTGTCGGCGCCTACTGGTCCTCCACCAGCGACTTATCCAAAGCGCACGCAGGCAGCTTGTCAGGATTGATGAATATGGGCGCCAATATCGGAGGAGCGATCTCACCCACCGTCACGCCCTGGATCGCCGAACAATGGGGCTGGCCCACATCGCTCGGCGCAGCCGCGCTGGTGGCGATCATCGGCGGACTGCTCTGGCTCCGGATCGATCCAGAAAAAGGACTCGCGCAAAAGAAGCCCGGAATCCTGAGTTAG
- a CDS encoding Peptidyl-prolyl cis-trans isomerase (MaGe:77310514) produces MTMQFQKKDPRATIVTKFGEMKIRFYPDDAPRHVENFVNLAKMGFFDGTTFHRIVPGFLIQGGDPYSKSADRTTHGTGGPGYFLTPEPSDRPHKRGAVSMAKMPRESNSTRDFNDNGSQFFICVGDNSGLDRRYTVFGEIFRGIDVLDKIVAAARDAADNPLEPITMTVTVKE; encoded by the coding sequence ATGACGATGCAATTTCAAAAGAAGGACCCCCGCGCGACGATTGTCACCAAGTTCGGCGAGATGAAGATCCGGTTTTATCCGGACGACGCCCCACGCCATGTCGAGAACTTCGTCAATCTCGCCAAAATGGGTTTCTTCGACGGCACCACCTTTCATCGCATCGTCCCCGGCTTTCTCATTCAAGGCGGCGATCCATACAGCAAGAGCGCCGACCGGACGACGCACGGCACCGGCGGCCCCGGCTACTTTCTCACCCCCGAGCCGAGCGACCGCCCGCACAAGCGCGGCGCCGTCTCCATGGCGAAGATGCCGCGCGAGAGCAACAGCACGCGCGACTTCAACGACAACGGCTCGCAGTTCTTTATTTGCGTGGGTGACAACAGCGGGCTGGACCGACGCTATACCGTATTCGGGGAAATCTTCCGCGGCATCGACGTGCTGGATAAGATCGTCGCCGCCGCCCGCGACGCCGCCGACAATCCGCTGGAGCCGATCACCATGACCGTGACGGTGAAAGAATAA
- a CDS encoding hypothetical protein (Evidence 4 : Unknown function but conserved in other organisms; MaGe:77310512) — protein sequence MSVRLNITMEDDVYVRLKKEVPLKKLSAFISGAVRAKLHPDENALNAAYRAASKERWRDGLDEDWKHVDGEGWPK from the coding sequence ATGTCTGTCCGGCTCAATATTACGATGGAGGATGATGTCTACGTGAGGCTCAAGAAAGAGGTACCACTGAAGAAGCTCAGTGCGTTTATCTCGGGGGCTGTCCGAGCCAAGCTGCATCCGGACGAGAACGCGTTGAATGCCGCCTACCGAGCTGCCAGCAAGGAACGATGGAGAGATGGGTTGGATGAGGACTGGAAGCACGTTGACGGAGAAGGATGGCCCAAGTGA
- a CDS encoding conserved exported protein of unknown function (Evidence 4 : Unknown function but conserved in other organisms; MaGe:77310507), whose translation MCKPHVFAGPILVAAMIAAACSGGLSVGLGQAQSAEPTLQEQSDAMMKNIEDMMGHGGMGDAKAIVHHCEAAAGYAEAILKQLPASDPRRSQALAPLTDIVHQCQRVAAIGSHADPGQLLNPASKAKAAARASVKALGLALPN comes from the coding sequence ATGTGCAAGCCTCACGTATTCGCTGGCCCTATTCTAGTTGCTGCTATGATTGCCGCGGCCTGTTCCGGAGGTCTTTCGGTGGGGTTGGGTCAGGCTCAGTCGGCAGAGCCGACATTGCAAGAACAGAGCGACGCCATGATGAAGAACATCGAGGATATGATGGGCCATGGCGGAATGGGCGATGCCAAGGCCATTGTGCATCATTGTGAAGCCGCCGCCGGATATGCCGAGGCGATTCTCAAACAGCTCCCTGCATCCGACCCGCGCCGGAGCCAGGCCCTGGCTCCGCTCACGGACATCGTCCACCAGTGCCAGCGCGTCGCCGCCATTGGCAGTCATGCCGATCCCGGCCAATTACTCAATCCCGCGAGCAAGGCTAAGGCCGCTGCCAGAGCGTCGGTCAAAGCGTTGGGCCTGGCGCTGCCGAACTAG
- a CDS encoding Endoribonuclease MazF9 (MaGe:77310513): protein MAQVRRAPKRGDVYWVALDPALGSEIQKTRPAVVVSNNSCNAFGSRVVVLPLTSNVETLYPGEALVTVKGKLSRALGDQIRSLDKSRLRSKIESLSRDELEAVEEAVRITLGLRP, encoded by the coding sequence ATGGCCCAAGTGAGGCGTGCGCCCAAACGGGGGGATGTCTACTGGGTGGCTTTGGACCCGGCTCTGGGTTCGGAGATTCAAAAAACCAGACCGGCGGTGGTCGTCTCGAATAATTCCTGCAATGCATTCGGTTCACGAGTCGTCGTCTTACCGCTGACGAGCAATGTGGAGACTCTGTATCCAGGAGAGGCGCTGGTTACTGTGAAAGGGAAGCTGTCGCGGGCCTTGGGCGACCAGATTCGTTCGCTGGATAAATCTCGCTTGCGTTCAAAAATTGAGTCGCTCAGCCGGGATGAGCTGGAGGCGGTTGAAGAAGCTGTTCGAATCACACTTGGGTTGAGGCCCTAG
- a CDS encoding Heavy metal RND efflux outer membrane protein, CzcC family (MaGe:77310510): MSPRIFLLASILCGLAGQPGSTAAARPAESTESAVSAYSLDAILDLAVQHNPLLTDAAGVVKQRHGTRIAAGAYPNPSISGSAGRGAIRDPSTGVRVTEHTVGVEQPIEWPGKRQARQDAATAGVAEANAALDATRLALLADVKVAFYSLLFAQRDAELATQNVAMVEEVLRTVKVRVAAGEATSFDTMKASVEVQKARKEIARAQNTLLVANARLNTLTAGSLGKQFLIHGEFLLPRQELNIDRLTALAFEQHPTVRRAAKLAEQAEHTVQLERESRVPNISVQGNYHREAGDESLIAGLSVPLPLWYRRQGEIETALGTKYRADAERVRAHIELEQAVIQYVQEARTAQDQLLVFETGLLKQAEQTLIVARTSFRQGVASLLDVLDAQRVYRQTLLEYAQVRADLSIALVRLERSVGAPL, translated from the coding sequence ATGAGTCCTCGAATATTCTTATTGGCCTCGATCCTATGCGGCCTGGCAGGACAACCAGGAAGCACTGCGGCCGCGCGGCCTGCTGAGTCCACTGAGTCCGCCGTATCCGCCTACTCATTGGATGCCATTCTGGATCTCGCCGTCCAGCATAATCCCCTGCTCACCGATGCCGCAGGAGTGGTGAAACAGCGCCATGGGACAAGGATTGCGGCTGGAGCCTATCCCAATCCATCCATCTCCGGCAGCGCCGGTCGCGGAGCCATTCGCGATCCGAGTACCGGCGTCAGAGTCACCGAGCATACCGTCGGGGTCGAGCAACCGATCGAGTGGCCGGGGAAACGGCAGGCGCGGCAGGACGCGGCAACGGCGGGAGTCGCCGAGGCAAACGCCGCGCTGGATGCCACCCGCTTGGCGCTCCTCGCGGATGTCAAAGTGGCATTTTATTCCCTGCTCTTTGCTCAGCGCGATGCCGAGCTTGCCACGCAAAACGTCGCGATGGTCGAAGAGGTCTTGCGCACGGTGAAGGTCCGGGTCGCGGCCGGAGAAGCGACCTCCTTCGATACGATGAAGGCCAGCGTCGAGGTCCAGAAGGCGCGGAAAGAAATCGCGCGTGCGCAGAATACGCTGCTGGTCGCCAATGCCCGGCTCAATACCCTCACCGCTGGATCGCTCGGCAAGCAGTTCTTAATCCACGGCGAGTTCCTGCTTCCCCGGCAAGAGCTCAATATCGATCGTTTGACCGCGCTGGCGTTTGAGCAACATCCCACCGTACGGCGCGCTGCCAAGCTCGCTGAACAAGCCGAACATACGGTGCAACTCGAACGGGAATCCCGCGTGCCTAACATCAGCGTGCAAGGCAACTATCACCGGGAAGCGGGCGACGAATCGCTGATCGCCGGCCTGAGCGTGCCCCTGCCGCTCTGGTACCGGCGTCAGGGCGAGATTGAAACCGCATTGGGAACAAAATACCGCGCGGACGCGGAACGAGTGCGGGCGCACATCGAATTGGAACAGGCCGTCATCCAATATGTGCAAGAAGCCCGCACGGCGCAGGACCAACTGCTCGTATTCGAAACCGGCCTCTTGAAACAAGCCGAACAAACCTTGATCGTCGCCCGAACCAGCTTTCGCCAGGGCGTAGCCAGCCTGCTGGACGTCCTGGATGCTCAACGCGTCTATCGGCAAACGCTGCTGGAATATGCCCAAGTGCGCGCGGATCTCTCGATTGCCTTGGTCAGACTGGAACGATCCGTGGGAGCGCCGCTATGA
- a CDS encoding Cobalt/zinc/cadmium efflux RND transporter, membrane fusion protein, CzcB family (MaGe:77310509) codes for MNRPTTTIRLLAATLLLLVGCGDPAPEPAAQLPAQAQKLSPASPRSIQPPPVIRDRLRTEPVATRPVPDVVTAPGEVALDLKQVAKITSRIEGQIEQIHVQLGDRVRKGQRLAAIGSLQLDQLIEEYLVAKAQADVAENSFRRTETLRANDIVPEKKLIEDKGRYLETSARYQHIREKLLNMGLSNTELTELERGRHDESHRYTLTAPIGGTVVMQNAVRGQGVAPGNALFEIVDTSRVWVFANLSIEQARKFKEGDRGTILAKGADAITAPLTYLAPIADETTRTIQARFEVDNALGQLKPREYVEVTLTLPGAPVLAVPASALTAIGTLRGIFIEQDSTYRFVPVELGRENGDWVEVKHGVNEQDRVVTAGVFDLKNILLKEQIGTGD; via the coding sequence ATGAACCGGCCGACGACGACAATCCGGCTGCTCGCCGCCACCCTGCTCCTCCTCGTAGGATGCGGCGACCCTGCCCCAGAGCCAGCCGCGCAGCTCCCTGCCCAAGCGCAGAAACTGAGTCCGGCCAGCCCCCGCTCGATCCAGCCGCCGCCGGTGATTCGAGACCGCCTGCGAACAGAACCCGTCGCGACGCGTCCAGTTCCTGATGTCGTCACGGCGCCTGGCGAAGTGGCCCTGGATCTAAAGCAGGTGGCAAAAATCACCTCGCGCATCGAAGGACAGATCGAACAGATCCACGTCCAGCTGGGCGATCGCGTGCGCAAAGGCCAGCGCCTCGCCGCCATCGGCAGCCTGCAACTCGATCAGCTCATTGAAGAATATCTTGTCGCAAAGGCCCAAGCCGATGTCGCGGAGAATAGCTTCCGGCGCACGGAAACGCTGCGGGCGAACGACATCGTGCCCGAAAAGAAACTCATCGAGGACAAAGGCCGCTATCTTGAGACCAGCGCCCGGTATCAGCACATCAGAGAAAAACTCCTCAATATGGGACTCTCGAACACCGAACTGACAGAGTTGGAACGCGGACGTCACGATGAGAGCCATCGATATACTTTAACAGCGCCGATAGGCGGTACAGTTGTCATGCAGAACGCGGTTCGCGGGCAGGGGGTGGCGCCGGGGAATGCGCTGTTCGAGATCGTCGATACGAGCCGTGTATGGGTCTTTGCCAACCTGTCGATCGAGCAGGCACGCAAATTCAAAGAAGGAGACCGAGGCACCATCCTCGCCAAAGGAGCCGACGCCATCACCGCGCCGTTGACCTATCTCGCGCCCATCGCGGACGAAACCACCCGAACGATCCAAGCCCGCTTCGAGGTCGACAACGCGCTGGGGCAGCTGAAACCGCGGGAATATGTCGAGGTCACTCTCACGCTGCCCGGCGCGCCGGTGCTGGCGGTCCCGGCATCCGCCCTCACCGCCATCGGAACGCTCCGGGGAATCTTCATCGAGCAAGACTCCACCTATCGCTTTGTGCCGGTCGAACTCGGGCGGGAAAATGGAGACTGGGTCGAAGTCAAACACGGCGTGAACGAACAGGATCGCGTCGTCACAGCCGGCGTCTTCGACCTCAAAAATATTCTACTGAAAGAACAGATCGGAACCGGAGACTGA
- a CDS encoding Cation efflux system protein CzcA (MaGe:77310508) produces MDRLLTLSLRYRFFTLVAIVLVIAAGLWSFAHLTIDAVPDLTPVQVQILTRAPALGPVEVEQFVTFPIEASLSGLPALRELRSISRYGLSAVTAIFDDSADIYRARQLVAERLARAAERIPMEYGRPVMGPLTTGLGEVYQFTVQGPGYSPMALRTLLEWDIGMKLRTVPGVVEVNIWGGEPQQFHVIVDPAKLLSLKLSLRQIFDALQRNNALAGGGYIEHRREQLLIRGEALATGVSDLARIVVAHGSGGVPIYLADVAEIAEASALRIGAATAMGDGETVIGMVQMLAGENAQRVVTQVKKRVQEIQQTLPPGVVIEPYYDRTLFVSKVIATVRNNLVEGGLLVIAVLFLFLGDLRAGLIVASAIPLSMLIAFTGMMQMGLSGNLMSLGAIDFGLLVDGSVVMMDNILRRLARAKNGNREERLAEILAAGREVLRPMTFAVGIIMLVYVPILTLTGIEGKMFRPMAWTVIMALAGSLLLAVTVTPLLSFWFARSGQGHEDTRLIRMLRGLYAPCLRWALARPAWPAALAIGLFLLSLGLGARLGVEFAPRLNEGDLAVQVWRLPSVSLSESIATSLDIERILRRFPEVTQVVTRTGSPEVATDVMGVELSDVFVILKPQQEWVTAQTREDLVARFEQAIVEQVPEVGLGFTQPIEMRFNELIAGVRSDLAVKIFGPDLDILKTQAEQVARTLQQIPGAADVKVEQVAGLPLLRVIVNREEIARYGLTADDVLALVQTTRAGAVVGTVIQGPRRFELVVRLAESVSRDPASLGSLLIPAMHGELVPLSRVATIQVDSGPAQISREHVQRRIVVECNIRGRDLGSFVADAQRAVAQAVTLPIGYELAWGGQFEHLMDASRRLALVIPITLLLILGVLTLIFGAMRPALLIFLNVPLALSGGILALWSRGLPLSLSAVIGFIALFGIAVLNGVVLVSHIRQLESAGHSADEAVAEGAMDRLRPVLMTALVASLGFVPMALATSMGAEVQRPLATVVIGGLLTSTALTLLVIPALYGTFSRYGRTRPALPSETAASPIP; encoded by the coding sequence ATGGACCGCCTGCTAACACTCTCACTGCGATACCGATTCTTCACTCTCGTCGCCATCGTTCTGGTCATCGCGGCGGGCCTCTGGTCGTTCGCGCATCTCACCATCGATGCCGTGCCGGATCTGACGCCCGTGCAGGTCCAAATCCTCACGCGCGCGCCGGCCTTGGGACCGGTCGAAGTCGAGCAGTTCGTGACCTTTCCCATCGAAGCCTCATTGAGCGGCCTCCCTGCCTTGCGCGAACTGCGCTCCATCTCGCGCTACGGCCTGTCGGCAGTGACCGCGATCTTCGACGACAGCGCCGATATCTATCGCGCGCGGCAGCTCGTCGCCGAACGGCTCGCCCGCGCGGCGGAACGAATTCCCATGGAATACGGCCGCCCGGTCATGGGACCGCTGACGACCGGGCTGGGCGAAGTCTATCAGTTCACCGTTCAAGGCCCAGGCTACAGCCCGATGGCCTTGCGCACGCTGCTGGAATGGGACATCGGCATGAAACTGCGGACGGTCCCCGGAGTGGTGGAGGTGAACATCTGGGGCGGCGAACCGCAGCAATTTCACGTCATCGTAGACCCGGCGAAACTTCTGTCCTTGAAACTGTCGCTCCGGCAAATCTTCGACGCGCTGCAGCGCAACAATGCGCTGGCCGGCGGCGGCTATATCGAACACCGGCGCGAGCAGCTCCTGATCCGGGGCGAAGCACTGGCGACTGGAGTGAGCGACCTCGCCCGCATCGTAGTCGCCCACGGATCGGGCGGAGTCCCAATCTATCTGGCCGATGTCGCCGAGATCGCAGAGGCGTCCGCCCTGCGCATCGGCGCCGCCACCGCCATGGGAGACGGCGAGACCGTCATCGGCATGGTGCAGATGCTCGCCGGAGAGAATGCCCAGCGCGTGGTCACGCAGGTCAAGAAGCGGGTGCAGGAAATTCAGCAGACCCTCCCCCCCGGCGTCGTCATCGAGCCTTACTACGACCGCACACTCTTCGTCTCCAAAGTCATCGCGACCGTGCGCAACAACCTGGTGGAAGGAGGCCTGCTGGTCATCGCCGTGCTGTTCCTTTTTCTCGGCGATCTGCGCGCCGGCCTGATCGTCGCGTCGGCCATTCCGCTCTCCATGCTCATCGCCTTCACCGGCATGATGCAGATGGGACTCTCCGGCAATCTCATGAGCTTGGGCGCCATCGACTTCGGCCTGTTGGTCGATGGGTCGGTCGTCATGATGGACAATATCCTGCGCCGGCTGGCGCGGGCGAAGAATGGGAATCGAGAAGAGCGCCTGGCGGAAATTCTGGCCGCCGGACGCGAAGTCTTGCGCCCCATGACATTCGCCGTGGGCATCATCATGCTCGTGTACGTGCCGATCCTCACGCTCACCGGCATCGAGGGTAAAATGTTCCGCCCGATGGCCTGGACCGTCATCATGGCCCTCGCCGGATCGCTGCTGCTGGCGGTCACCGTCACACCGCTGCTCTCCTTCTGGTTTGCGCGGAGCGGACAGGGCCATGAAGACACCCGTCTCATTCGGATGCTGCGCGGGCTCTACGCGCCCTGCCTGCGCTGGGCGCTGGCGCGGCCAGCCTGGCCGGCCGCCCTGGCCATCGGATTGTTTCTGCTGAGTCTCGGCCTTGGAGCGAGATTGGGTGTCGAGTTTGCTCCCAGACTGAATGAAGGCGACCTCGCCGTGCAAGTATGGCGGTTGCCAAGCGTCTCGCTAAGCGAATCCATCGCAACCTCGCTCGATATCGAACGCATCCTCCGCCGCTTCCCTGAGGTCACTCAAGTGGTCACCAGGACCGGCAGCCCGGAAGTCGCCACCGATGTCATGGGTGTGGAGCTGTCCGACGTCTTCGTGATTCTCAAACCTCAGCAGGAATGGGTCACCGCACAGACCCGCGAGGACTTAGTTGCGCGATTCGAGCAGGCCATCGTCGAACAGGTTCCAGAGGTCGGCCTCGGCTTCACGCAGCCGATCGAAATGCGGTTCAACGAATTGATCGCGGGCGTCCGTTCGGATCTCGCCGTCAAAATCTTCGGCCCCGACCTCGACATACTCAAGACCCAGGCCGAACAGGTCGCACGTACGCTGCAACAGATACCCGGTGCAGCGGATGTGAAAGTCGAGCAGGTGGCAGGCTTGCCGCTCCTGCGCGTCATCGTGAACCGGGAGGAGATTGCCCGATACGGACTCACCGCGGATGACGTGCTGGCCCTCGTGCAAACAACCAGAGCGGGAGCGGTCGTCGGAACCGTCATCCAAGGTCCCCGAAGGTTCGAGCTGGTGGTTCGCCTGGCTGAAAGCGTGTCCCGCGATCCCGCCAGCCTGGGGAGTCTCTTGATCCCGGCGATGCACGGAGAACTCGTCCCGCTCTCGCGCGTCGCCACGATTCAGGTGGATTCTGGCCCGGCTCAAATCAGCCGCGAGCACGTCCAGCGGCGCATCGTGGTGGAGTGCAATATTCGAGGCCGCGATCTGGGCAGCTTTGTGGCCGACGCGCAACGCGCGGTAGCACAGGCCGTCACGCTTCCCATCGGCTATGAATTGGCATGGGGAGGCCAATTCGAACACCTCATGGACGCATCCCGGCGGCTGGCTCTTGTCATCCCCATCACGCTGCTGCTCATTCTGGGTGTCCTCACTCTCATCTTTGGCGCAATGCGCCCGGCGCTGCTCATTTTCCTGAACGTCCCGCTCGCGCTATCGGGAGGCATTCTGGCGCTCTGGTCCCGAGGACTGCCTTTGAGCCTGTCCGCCGTCATCGGCTTCATTGCGCTCTTCGGTATTGCCGTGCTGAATGGGGTCGTCTTGGTGAGTCACATCAGGCAACTGGAATCGGCCGGACACTCGGCCGACGAGGCGGTCGCTGAAGGCGCAATGGACCGGCTGCGGCCGGTGTTGATGACCGCGCTCGTGGCCAGCCTCGGCTTTGTGCCGATGGCGCTCGCCACCAGTATGGGCGCGGAAGTTCAACGTCCGCTGGCCACGGTCGTGATCGGAGGACTGCTCACCTCCACCGCCCTCACGCTCCTGGTCATCCCCGCTCTCTATGGAACGTTTTCGCGATACGGAAGAACAAGGCCTGCCCTTCCCAGCGAAACGGCGGCATCCCCCATCCCCTAG